The proteins below are encoded in one region of Rhododendron vialii isolate Sample 1 chromosome 7a, ASM3025357v1:
- the LOC131332580 gene encoding putative F-box protein At1g32420 — protein MQDEQRGEEEKRQAIEEEEEEKKIAGSSGSGGDGEFPKAALAVELPNELVVLEVLTRLPVKSLMRFKCVSNLWRSTISQDPSFSKIHRTRHSPSRAGGLFITYPDADDSLRCFYATTLPSSSCPGGGESVLVPHQFTATASNSCSKYNGATDVVKGLFCLYAGNRSWICNVSTREIKGLPFSSDLENSVAFTYFLGFASTGKEYKLLKFCFLPFYDEGIVCVRALICEILTMGKDASWRRPWDLLESPEVGLSLSRTSVYIDGFLCCWHRSGFILIVFNFEDETFQEIYPPPKSSGSLYSEDGSLLLQFGGHFALVRGLHGRLVNQELKIWVLELNKDKQGSYEWINRIIEVPWDFPVRGCSFTGNLPLPTGDQMLLTGLVEFTNNKSAVPVYSFDHTKGKFEKLVIGNFPSWSSQVPSLYRKDVNKFRVYYYEEDITPWNDLVISDNELGLTAASCTKKKKKKRKKKSSRTTTLSD, from the coding sequence ATGCAAGATGAGCAGAGAGGTGAAGAGGAAAAACGACAAGCGatcgaggaggaggaggaggagaagaagattgCTGGCTCAAGCGGAAGCGGTGGCGATGGAGAATTTCCAAAGGCAGCGTTGGCGGTGGAGCTGCCCAATGAGTTAGTGGTGTTGGAAGTGCTCACAAGGCTTCCGGTCAAGTCTCTGATGCGATTCAAGTGCGTGTCAAATCTGTGGCGCTCAACCATCTCCCAAGATCCTTCCTTTTCCAAAATCCACCGTACTCGGCATTCCCCCTCCCGCGCTGGCGGCTTGTTCATTACATATCCCGACGCCGATGACTCCTTACGCTGCTTCTACGCAACCACcctcccttcttcttcgtgcCCTGGTGGTGGTGAATCCGTGTTGGTGCCTCACCAATTTACTGCTACTGCTTCGAATTCCTGCAGCAAATACAATGGAGCTACGGACGTCGTAAAGGGCCTATTTTGTTTGTACGCGGGTAATCGATCGTGGATATGCAACGTCTCTACCCGTGAAATCAAGGGGCTTCCTTTCTCATCGGATTTGGAAAATAGCGTCGCTTTTACTTATTTCCTTGGCTTTGCTTCTACTGGGAAGGAATACAAGTTACTCAAATTTTGTTTCCTTCCTTTTTATGACGAGGGTATTGTTTGTGTCCGTGCTTTAATATGCGAGATTCTCACTATGGGCAAGGACGCCTCGTGGAGACGGCCTTGGGATTTGTTGGAGTCTCCGGAAGTTGGCTTATCATTGAGCCGAACTAGCGTTTACATCGACGGGTTCCTCTGTTGCTGGCATCGCAGTGGTTTCATTTTGATTGTTTTCAACTTTGAAGATGAGACCTTTCAAGAGATTTACCCACCACCGAAGTCTAGTGGCTCGTTGTACTCCGAGGATGGTTCATTACTGCTGCAATTTGGAGGCCATTTCGCTCTAGTTAGAGGTCTACACGGCAGGTTAGTTAACCAAGAATTAAAGATTTGGGTTTTAGAGTTGAACAAAGATAAACAAGGATCATATGAATGGATTAACCGCATCATCGAAGTTCCATGGGATTTCCCTGTTCGTGGATGTAGTTTCACTGGGAACCTCCCCCTCCCCACAGGTGATCAGATGTTATTGACTGGCCTAGTGGAGTTTACTAATAATAAGTCTGCAGTGCCTGTTTATTCATTCGATCACACTAAAGGCAAGTTTGAAAAACTTGTAATTGGCAACTTCCCATCTTGGTCGTCCCAAGTTCCTTCACTCTATCGCAAAGACGTAAATAAGTTCCGTGTATACTATTATGAGGAAGATATCACACCATGGAATGATTTGGTTATTAGTGACAACGAATTGGGCCTCACTGCTGCCAGTTgcaccaaaaagaagaagaaaaagaggaagaagaagagtagCAGGACGACTACTCTGAGTGATTGA